CATTTGCCAAAGCCAGAGCATGAATGTTTTCATGCAGGATGCCAATTACAAAAAGCTGACATCCCTGCATTTCCATGCCTGGGAGAATGGTCTGAAAACCGGAATGTATTACCTTAGAACCAAGGCTGCTGCTGACGCCATCAAGTTTACCGTTGATGCTTCATCGCTCCAGGGCAATGATATGGCAGCAGATAACGTAGAAAGTTGTTCGCTGGAGAATGGCGATGACTGCGTCATGTGTCAGGGATAAAACAAATATCATGGATCAATTTCACGAAAGAATAGAAGCCTCGGCCACGAGTATCTTCAAAGCAGTATTTCCCAATACCACCAACCATTATGATACCCTCTTCGGAGGTACGGCGATGAAGTTGATGGATGAGGTTGCCTTCATCACTGCCACCCGGTTCTCAAGAATGAAAATGGTGACGGTCTCCAGCGACAAGATCGACTTCAAGAGACCCATACCTTCCGGAACGATCATCGAGCTGAAAGGCAGGGTGACTTATATCGGACGCACCAGTCTCAAGGTGAGGGTGGATATTTTCCTCGAGGAGATGTACAACTTTACACGACACAAAGCCATCACGGGTGAGTTCACTTTCGTGGCCATTGATACGAATAAACACCCCGTGCCGATCCGCTGATCCATCGAAATAAAAAAGAAGGGGATGCCCTTTCGGACATCCCCTTTTAACGATGGTCACTTGTTAATTTCCGATCACTGAAAATCAAAACCGATCTTGATGCGATAGGCTTTGCCTGCTTCCAGCTGACCTGTATCGATATCGCCTTTCACAATGGCATTGGAAACGATCCGGTTGAGGTCCCGGCTATCTCCCTTGGCATTCAGGATGTGCAGCTCCCCACTGTCGTCCACATAAAAGGTAAGAATCACATGGGTACCGTTAAGAGAGGCTTCATTGAACTCCAGGTTCATGGCTGTATGCTGGATCTGACTGCGAACAGCACTCAGGCTGGATTGTTCTTCCGGTGTCACCACTGTTGGGGT
This is a stretch of genomic DNA from Flavobacteriales bacterium. It encodes these proteins:
- a CDS encoding acyl-CoA thioesterase; its protein translation is MDQFHERIEASATSIFKAVFPNTTNHYDTLFGGTAMKLMDEVAFITATRFSRMKMVTVSSDKIDFKRPIPSGTIIELKGRVTYIGRTSLKVRVDIFLEEMYNFTRHKAITGEFTFVAIDTNKHPVPIR